In Quercus robur chromosome 11, dhQueRobu3.1, whole genome shotgun sequence, the following proteins share a genomic window:
- the LOC126705265 gene encoding subtilisin-like protease SBT1.8, with amino-acid sequence MYKVCWNTVCFGSNILVGLDWAIKDGVDILSLSIDGGSYPYFRDPITFGAFTTIGKGFFVSCAAENEGPDFRPSSLAHVTLGNKTGSLMCLYIMDKEWGINCGGVQSRDLIKKYLRSDRNLTALLTFGGTVLNVWPSPMVAGFSSRAPNTVTPYILKPDVIGPGVNILATWSEAVGPTGFNIKSSTISSLTSMSCPHISGLVALLKATHPQWSPSTIKSSLMTTAYTQDNTKSPLQDVARGALSNPWAHGAGHVDSHEALSPSLIYDISTEDYIPFLCSLDYTVNQVQTIVKRSNVMCSRKFPNPSELNYPSFSVFFENNGVVRYTRVLMNVDAAWSVYHVAVNVPPSVAVIVESPMLFFGKVRDKQNYTVTFVVEGARDASKSEFGSIVWSDSQHQVKSPVASQWTVVKSNLEPMTFWGLFFLLL; translated from the exons ATGTATAAAGTATGTTGGAACACTGTGTGCTTTGGTTCTAATATCCTCgtgggtttggattgggctaTAAAAGATGGTGTTGATATTCTTTCACTCTCTATCGATGGTGGGTCTTATCCGTATTTTCGAGATCCCATCACATTTGGAGCCTTTACGACAATTGGAAagggtttttttgtttcttgtgcaGCCGAGAACGAAGGGCCCGACTTTAGACCGAGTTCACTTGCTCATGTTACACTCGGGAACAAAACCGGTTCACTGATGTGTCTCTATATAATGGACAAGGAATGGGGAATAAACTG CGGTGGGGTGCAAAGTAGGGATTTGATCAAGAAGTATTTGAGGTCAGATCGTAATCTGACGGCTCTACTAACTTTTGGTGGGACCGTGTTAAATGTGTGGCCTTCACCCATGGTCGCAGGGTTTAGTTCAAGAGCGCCTAACACGGTGACCCCATATATCTTGAAGCCGGATGTGATTGGGCCTGGGGTTAATATCTTGGCTACATGGTCTGAGGCTGTTGGGCCCACTGGATTCAACATCAAATCAAGTACTATTTCTTCTCT TACATCAATGTCTTGCCCACATATAAGTGGATTGGTAGCACTGTTAAAAGCAACTCATCCACAATGGAGTCCAAGCACAATCAAATCCTCCCTAATGACTACTGCCTACACTCAAGACAACACCAAATCCCCTCTCCAAGATGTCGCAAGAGGAGCACTTTCCAACCCATGGGCTCATGGGGCCGGTCATGTAGATTCACATGAAGCCCTCTCTCCAAGCCTTATATATGATATCTCAACTGAGGATTACATCCCCTTCTTGTGCTCCTTGGACTACACCGTCAATCAAGTCCAAACCATTGTCAAACGCTCCAATGTTATGTGCTCAAGAAAATTTCCCAACCCTAGTGAACTCAATTACCCATCATTCTCCGtcttttttgaaaacaatgggGTTGTTCGATACACCCGAGTGTTGATGAATGTCGATGCTGCTTGGTCTGTCTATCACGTGGCTGTTAATGTGCCACCATCGGTGGCTGTGATAGTAGAGTCTCCAAtgcttttttttggaaaagtaaGGGACAAACAGAATTACACTGTTACGTTTGTGGTAGAGGGAGCAAGAGATGCATCCAAGTCCGAATTTGGGTCAATTGTTTGGAGCGACAGTCAACACCAAGTTAAGAGCCCAGTTGCTTCTCAATGGACAGTTGTCAAATCAAACTTAGAGCCTATGACGTTTTGGGGTTTGTTTTTCCTTCTCCTTTAG
- the LOC126707399 gene encoding expansin-like A1, whose protein sequence is MAFFVCFFLFFLISTSTACDRCVHKAKVAYFSKASALSSGACGYGSLALGFNSGHLAAGVASLYKDGAGCGACFQVRCKNTSHCTKEGTIVTLTDLNRNNQTDFVVSSRAFMAMAQKGMGQDILKLGIVDVEYKRVPCQYKNQNLAVRVEEPSQKPNYLAVKFLYQGGQTEIVGVDVAQVGSSNWGFMSHNYGAVWDTSRVPSGALQFRFVITAGYDGKYIWAQHVLPADWKSGVIYDSGVQFTDIAQEGCSPCDDETWK, encoded by the exons atggctttctttgtttgcttcttcctcttctttcttatttCAACTTCAACTGCTTGTGATCGTTGTGTCCACAAAGCTAAGGTTGCCTATTTTTCCAAAGCTTCAGCACTTTCAT CTGGGGCTTGTGGGTATGGTTCCTTGGCATTAGGCTTCAACAGTGGACACCTTGCTGCTGGTGTGGCTTCTCTTTACAAAGATGGAGCTGGCTGTGGTGCATGCTTTCAG GTAAGATGCAAGAACACAAGTCATTGTACCAAAGAAGGAACTATAGTGACTTTGACTGATCTCAATCGGAATAACCAAACAGACTTTGTTGTCAGCAGCAGAGCATTCATGGCCATGGCTCAGAAGGGTATGGGCCAAGACATTTTGAAACTGGGGATTGTCGACGTAGAATACAAGAG GGTACCTTGTCAATACAAAAATCAGAATTTGGCTGTACGAGTGGAAGAACCAAGCCAAAAACCAAATTACTTGGCAGTGAAATTTCTATATCAAGGAGGTCAAACAGAAATAGTTGGTGTTGATGTAGCTCAG GTTGGTTCTTCAAACTGGGGCTTCATGAGCCACAACTATGGGGCAGTTTGGGACACAAGCAGAGTGCCATCAGGGGCATTGCAATTCCGGTTTGTGATCACAGCAGGGTATGATGGGAAGTATATTTGGGCACAACATGTCCTTCCTGCTGACTGGAAGTCAGGGGTGATATATGACTCAGGGGTTCAATTCACTGATATTGCACAAGAGGGTTGTTCTCCATGTGATGATGAGACTTGGAAATGA